The genomic region TAAGCACCTGAGTTGATAAGTTCTGCACGTAATTCTGCCACATCTACTTCCGATGGTGATACGCCCTTACGAACAGCTAATTTCGCTGCACGGCCTGCTGCCTCACCCATGGCCATACATGGCGCCATTACGCGAATTGCAGACATCGCCTCATGTGTAGTCGAGATTGAACGACCTGCTACTAATAAGTTCTTCACTTTTTGCGGAACCAATGATCTGTATGGGATATCATAGCTATCGCCACACCAAGTCAATGTACAACCGCCACCTTCGGGATGGTGAATATCTAATGGGTAACTCGCTACAGCCACTGCATCATCAAATCTGCGGCAACCTAAGATGTCATCCGCTGTCATCACGTAGTTTCCTACAATGCGACGAGATTCACGAATACCTAAGAAAGGCGCCATTTTAGTAAAATGCGAGTTCTCAAATCCTGGAACATACTCCTGCAAATAGCGTTGGATCTCTTCTACTTGCTTACGGCCTTCAATTTCACCGAAAGTCAAACTTTCCGGATTAGTACCATCTACACCGTTGATACGCGACATATTCACCCATACTTCGCCCTCACGCAAACCTGTAATCAGGATCGTACGCTCAACTGGAAGATGGTATCCTGCCTGACGAGCTTTTTCCATCACACTGCGAAGACCTACCACGATGAACTGATGATTCTGTCCGAAGTATTCCGCAGGAATGAAATCCGTTAAATATGTTCTAGGTTCTTCAGCGATAGACATACGCAATTTGTCGGTATCCACATTCGCCATACAGAACATCAAGGTCGGTGGCTGCGCACCTCCAACTTCATTCCCTTGCTCACATTCTACACCGGCTTTGTAAGCAACATCCGCATCACCTGTACAGTCAATAACCGTTTTAGCCAATATCACTTCTCTACCTGATTTGCTTTCAATGATTACACCTTTCAGCTCATCACCTTCCATCACAACTCCCGCCGAGAATACATACAGCAATACTTTAACGCCTGCTTCCTCCAACACTTTCAGACCAACATTCTTTACCGCTTCGGGTTCAACTAAAGTTAAACTCATGTGCAAAGGACATGGACGGTGCTCCGAAGCAGCATCAACTTCTTTCAATCTGTCGATAAACTTCTGTGGCAAACCTTTAATGATCTGATTTCCTTTCTGACCAAGGAAACCTAGAATAGGTAAACCAATCGTCATATTGCCACCCACAAAACTACGGTTATCGATTAATGCAACCTTCAAACCATCAGATGCGGCCGCTTGAGCTGCAATGATACCTGCAGGTCCGCCACCAACAACCAATACAT from Sphingobacterium sp. BN32 harbors:
- a CDS encoding FAD-dependent oxidoreductase, encoding MGEVKTILEPARETPVRMDVDVLVVGGGPAGIIAAQAAASDGLKVALIDNRSFVGGNMTIGLPILGFLGQKGNQIIKGLPQKFIDRLKEVDAASEHRPCPLHMSLTLVEPEAVKNVGLKVLEEAGVKVLLYVFSAGVVMEGDELKGVIIESKSGREVILAKTVIDCTGDADVAYKAGVECEQGNEVGGAQPPTLMFCMANVDTDKLRMSIAEEPRTYLTDFIPAEYFGQNHQFIVVGLRSVMEKARQAGYHLPVERTILITGLREGEVWVNMSRINGVDGTNPESLTFGEIEGRKQVEEIQRYLQEYVPGFENSHFTKMAPFLGIRESRRIVGNYVMTADDILGCRRFDDAVAVASYPLDIHHPEGGGCTLTWCGDSYDIPYRSLVPQKVKNLLVAGRSISTTHEAMSAIRVMAPCMAMGEAAGRAAKLAVRKGVSPSEVDVAELRAELINSGAYLGEETAANA